The proteins below come from a single Aegilops tauschii subsp. strangulata cultivar AL8/78 chromosome 6, Aet v6.0, whole genome shotgun sequence genomic window:
- the LOC109775297 gene encoding uncharacterized protein yields MSSLRNSRRKTDVIGECIDKLHEKRRAVREEGMDTLVAALEGFVPVDELDYRYFTVFDRCCASLRKGACREATLAYRAIGLLALTVVAATADGVDCSKDILEKALPVLEETLHAPSSGAATMVAALDCLAAVTLAGTRRPEDAAPSVEAVWGAIRRAQDETKPSPEVLAAAVRAFALLLTTVGDLTSYPCTFKEAIIPFHDLAELLECEHPAVRIAAGEALAVCAELSLTQHASPEDIQVIEMILSDLAADASSDQNLTEEQVEFFQQIADIMSQGGCPETEESVPSSYTSGRSVLRVSTWARLVQLNFLKRFLNKGFRKHLQDNLLFREQVDSSDAVDEADEQPSGKGRRRGGGREKRWSSAMRRDRDICWENKNGFSVYD; encoded by the exons ATGTCGAGCCTCCGCAACTCTCGTCGGAAGACCG ACGTCATCGGCGAGTGCATTGACAAGCTCCACGAGAAGCGCCGCGCGGTGCGCGAGGAGGGCATGGACACGCTCGTCGCCGCGCTGGAAGGCTTCGTCCCCGTCGACGAGCTCGACTACCGCTACTTCACCGTCTTCGACCGCTGCTGCGCCTCCCTCCGCAAGGGCGCCTGCAGGGAGGCCACGCTCGCCTACCGCGCCATCGGCCTCCTCGCGCTCACCGTAGTCGCCGCCACCGCCGATGGCGTCGATTGCTCCAAGGACATCCTGGAGAAAGCGCTCCCCGTCCTCGAGGAGACGCTGCATGCGCCGTCGTCCGGCGCGGCGACCATGGTGGCCGCTCTCGACTGCCTTGCTGCCGTAACCCTCGCCGGCACGCGCCGCCCGGAGGACGCGGCGCCGTCCGTGGAGGCCGTGTGGGGCGCGATCAGGCGTGCCCAAGACGAGACGAAACCCAGCCCTGAGGTCCTGGCCGCCGCCGTGCGCGCGTTCGCGTTGCTCCTCACCACCGTCGGTGACTTGACGTCGTACCCCTGCACTTTCAAAGAGGCCATAATCCCGTTCCACGACCTCGCCGAGCTCCTCGAGTGCGAACACCCCGCCGTACGGATTGCCGCCGGCGAGGCGCTGGCCGTGTGCGCCGAGCTCAGCCTGACGCAGCACGCCTCGCCGGAAGACATCCAAGTAATCGAGATGATACTGTCCGACCTCGCGGCCGATGCCAGCAGCGACCAGAACCTCACGGAAGAGCAGGTTGAGTTCTTCCAGCAGATCGCCGACATCATGAGCCAAGGCGGTTGCCCGGAGACGGAGGAGTCGGTGCCATCGTCGTACACGAGCGGGCGCAGCGTGCTCAGGGTGTCTACATGGGCGAGGCTGGTCCAGCTGAATTTCCTGAAGCGGTTCCTCAACAAGGGTTTCCGTAAGCACCTCCAGGACAACCTGCTCTTCCGGGAACAGGTGGACTCCAGCGACGCCGTAGACGAGGCCGATGAACAGCCGTCCGGGAAGGGCAGGCGGCGCGGGGGTGGGAGGGAGAAACGGTGGAGCTCGGCCATGAGGAGGGATCGCGACATCTGTTGGGAGAACAAGAATGGTTTCTCCGTGTATGATTAG